ttaaagcgcgacaaccgtacacacttatggcagccatctcttttgcacgataccaagaggagcgattgaaccatgaagctcggaggactagggtcgctcctcgaccagcaatactgaagcccgcaGCCCCCCCTACcgtcgaccgagtccctgcactaaagaggttgacaagagaagagcttcaggagcgatatgcgaaggggttatgttggcactgcgacgagccgtggagccgtgagcattgttgtagtaaagggagacttcttatgattgaaccagtagaagaagaggtcattgaacatccagaagagagccttgaacatgaagaagaagatgcgaaagaagagccacaatcgaccgacattacggtacacgcactagctagctactcaagcccgcaaacgatgaaagttggaggccttctcaaacaacaaccgatcactgttctcatcgacatgggcagcactaataacttcctaaatagtaaggttgcagctcggatgacactccacatcgaaggttacaGCAAGTCCGATGTAAAGGTTGTTGATGGCAGAACCCTAAAGTGCGGCCAAAGATGCCCGCGtgcgaaactgttgctgcagggccaagagataattgtatatttcttcctcctccatcttgatgatcatgaggccatgctcagaattaaatggttgacgatattaggtgatgtttcttggaattttatgaaactaattatgaaattttacagtaaggagaaacagatgatactgcatgggaaacgtaggggcgacgtaacgacgatttgcatacaaaaaatggagaaggttttgcataaagcatatagcggctttttggtacaacttgagtagcaaactaagggagagtcaacagaatttgaagatccaaatctacttcctttgcttgttgaattttcagatatatttgacgaaccgtgtaaCCTACCCCTTATCCGTCGGCATGATAATGTATAACAATTCTtccgggcaaacctccagcaaatacccagccatatcagtatctacatctccagaaggatgaaatagaaaggattgtaaaagagatgctcgaaataggagttattcggccaagttgcagcccctaccctTCACCGGTACtcttcgtacgaaagaaggacggaacatgacgattatgcgttgattaccgagctctcaatggtataaccgtcaaggacaaataccctattccaatagtagatgaattgctagatgaaagggagcacaaatcttcataaagctggacttttgattcgggtatcatcaaatatgagtgtgcgaagaagacataccgaaaatcaccttttgaacacataacgaccattacgaatttttactttcttcaatagaaggtggaatatcttgggcatatcatatcagaggaaggtgtgacaatggacccctccaaaattgaaacaatgcagaactggccgatcctaaggaacataaaattgttacgtggctttcttggtttaataagctactaccgtaagttcgtgaaaaactatggaaagattagtgcaccccttactaccttgctgaaaaaagatgctttccaatggtcggacaaagccaccaccgccttcgatgaacttaaggccgcaatgatgacaacgcccgtactagcgcacccgacttcgacaagacttttgttattgaagccgatgcctctggagtcggaattggtgctgtactaatgcaagatggctgccccctcgcttatatcagtaaggcattatctccttcccatctcaagatgactatttacgtcaaggagatgctcgcgattgtgcatgcggtggccaaatggagatcgtacttgatcgggcgatactttcaaatcaagatcgaccataaaagcctaaaatatttcttggagcagaagatatcttctcccgagcagcaaaaatgggtaacaaagcttcttggatatgattatgaaataacttacaaaaaggggaaagagaatgttgttgcagacgcactttcacggctacccaagctagctgaattttcggtcatttcactttcgactagcaacttccctaaggatattaagagggaatgacaggaagatccggagaccagtaatatcataaaaaaattggaggaagcaccaagctccgtggctcgttacaattgggactcaaaagaattacgctataagggcactaaattgaaaaggagtacggcgtatcacccgcaaaccgacggctagacggaagtggtaaacaggtgcttggagatagcctaaagccactcaccaaatatgactacccaaggagaactccatacctagtcgagtgccattattgatcgacggatcgtgactcgacgacaacgatccactactaaagtgctaatacagtgggcgaacttacctGCAGAaggtgtcacttgggagaactatgacgacttgaagatcaaattcccagaattcatggattgtcagccttgaggacaagactgatttgaagagggcgggtcaattaggactctagctaggagagtcctaattgagaggggcattcatgtaaaacctacctaagctgacccctattaaagaggtgaagaggccggctagggtttggaggttattttgtaaagaaaaattaggagttgtaaaggaataggagtcttgagtaggagtcctattaggagtcttgagtaggagtcatattaggagttaaggtttagaaaccctataaatagtcatgtattcatcatcttttcataagcaataaatagtcatgttttctgcagcctttgagcagcaacttggagggaggaacccctatagagttccaaggaggccgatcccctaaagagatcaaccccaagtttagaatctgcaagggttctaacagaggaTGATTCAGTCCCAAGATATATACAAATTTCTCTTCAAATCAGTGTAAATATGAAGCAAACTCTATGCTAATCTCATCCAATTAGGCAAGGATTTATGATTATTCTTCCATGTATAACGCAGTTTAGGGCTTTGAGTTTAAAACTGAAATCAAGAGTCTTGTAGATTGTATTTGTGTTTTTACTTGCTTTTTCATTTTACCTTTAATCTTAGATAGGGACAACGGACACTATGATGTAATGACAGCAGTTCAGGCTTTCGTCATTGTTCAAATGACTATGCAGAATGGGAATGTACAACCTTTTTTCTTTTAGTTATCTAACAACCAGAAGAAAATTACATTTTCTGCTTCTTGTGATTATCCTTATTTGGAACAGAATTTCCATGCTTCCTAAATATTCATATATTATCAAACCAATTATTTTAAAGATTTGATTTATAGGTCTTCTATAGCATATAATTCTAGAGGAAATGACATTGGTGTTCTAAAATTAGTTTTTTATAATAAACATATTTTTGCTTTATCAGATTGGTCTCTGTTTGCAAATGTTCGTTACCATATATCTAGTTTTGGTAATGATGGTACTCTTCTTCATTTATAATGCAATCTCTTCTTAATAGTTGGAGGACATCTATGCAAGTTTGTTTCTCGTCAAGTGTGATGCGGATTTGAACAGAGCAAAACACCAACAAGGACAAAGACAAAGTAAAATGACCAAATTCTGCAGTGGCATTTGTTTATTCTTCAtactaatatgtgtaatctgggCCCCTATGCTGGTAAGCAGATCTGGTACTCCCTTATCTGTACTTGAATGTCATTTTATCACACAAATTTTGAAGGTCATCTGATATTGGGAAATCAAAGTTCACATCATGCAAAACAAAACAAGTAATCTCAGAAATTGCTTGGTTGTCTCTTGTACACAGTCCATATACCATCAGCCGTCAAACCAATAAAAACAGTCCAGACCGACCAGTACtgtccaaaaattaatttttggttGTGGCTAATACAACTTATTCGTAAAAATCTATAGCATGTTCACAGTCCAATGTCATCTGTGGAGAATATTTATGTGCTCAAAGCTGTACCatcggttttctttcgaaatttatTCTACTTTACCCTCCCATTCTGCATCACACCGGTATCAGAGGAGGAGGAAGTGGAAGAAAGAAGAgacggtggaggaggaagaggaagaagaaagtggAGGGCAGAAGAGGaaacaaaggaggaagaggaaggaggagaaaggggaaggaagaagaggcagtgggggaggaggaggatagCTGATCGACAACACACAGTGGGTGGCGAGGAGGTCACACATCGAGGCTCGCTTTTAGGGCGATTAggtttgaatgtttttcttatatATCTATGACCCGAATTGGATTGTTCGAAATGGGTTAGGTCTACGTACCAATTCATGCCAAGTTTAATAAATACTAGTCGGTACATACTGGTTCAAGTGACAAGGAGTTCTATGGTTAACATAACCattttaagtgattataagaactTGAATGCTCAACGTATAATTGGttaatattttcaaaatgttttggAATTTCTTTTGATGAATGTTGATTTATTCATATTGGACAAGACTTATAGTTGATCTCACAATTTGTGATTTTAATAACTAGCTTTTGGCGTTGGttaatatttttgatatattaCTCTGATCTCCCAAAGTAGTATCTTCCTACTTCTCTACGAGGAGTCCTGTATGGATTTTGATTGTTTCTTGCCACCATAATCTTTTTGttaattttcttaaaagaaaACAGTTCCCATTATGCTATCACCTCTCTTAAATTCTGTCAAACCAAGAGAACCATCTGCCATGAAACATGGAATCTAATATATCCATTTGTAACACAGCTTGAACCAAAAAGGGCCAGGTGGTTTAAATGCTTTTAGTTCCGCAGCTGGTTCattcaattaaaatattttctttgctttgTGTCCCAAACACTTTGGGATCTTATCATCAATAACCAGAGAATAGAGCAATCGAGTTATTGTCATTTCTTCTATCTGCTGTCACCAGAAGATTTTTACTTAAATATTTACTTTTTTGGAGGGAGGGAATGTTGAGGGTTTACATATTATCCATTTGAAACTTGTGAAGTACCACATTTACCCTAGTATCTTttaaaactaaatatgctattagAAAATGTTCTGTGTTatacataatattttatttggtGTCATCTATGTTGTTAATTTAATGATGTTTACAATGTACATTATCAGCTGCATCTTTTTATGCATCTACAAGTTCTGCTCATTCAACTATATTTCCACCAtattgactcaaattatcatgtggTCAAGAAACGAGCTTCACAAGAATTTCTCTCTGAGATGGCGCTATAATAATCCTCATATTAGAAAACTCACAGGGACAAGGttcttttaaaatatattgatTAATCAATGTTGGTCAATGGCAAGTCTCTTGTAGCGGAATGTTCCACCACCATTTAcaagggttatgtcttttaaattTCAGCACCCCCAAGCTTCCTTGGTCATTTTTTTACAGATCATCAATTAAAAGAATTCCAAGTTAGATGGTCATTGTTGCAATTTATTTTTACCTCTAAAGGAATTGCTTATATTTAATTCAGATGTTTGTTTGTGATTTGGTTGAAAATTGAAATGATGTGGTATTATCTATCTATTCATGGTCTCTATTTCATAACACACTATCAGGAGAAACCGGAATGCCACCTATTTTGTATgtcatttttatgataattttcaaaattttctccTCAAAATCGGTTTTTGTTATGTTGCTCATCTTTGATCCCCTCCGACTAATCTTTTTTACTTAGTGTTAATCATACTACTGATCCTACTTATCTTGCTTTCATGAGGTTCAACTGTCTTTCAAGATTTTTGTCATAAACTTCTCCAAGTGTGACACATGCTAAATTTTCCTAACAGATATATAGCAGTGGTAATCCAACCAACATAGCTAATCCTGTTATTGATGTGAGTATACAAATTGATATCAAATCAGCAGGTGGGAGGCTTACCCTTTATCAATCCGCCATATGCGAAAAGTTTCCATGGAAAAGTTTGGGGTTTCATGATAAACTCGCCCCCCACAATTATTTGGATACATACAACGTGCAGGATATTCAATTGATCTGCTGTCAGGCTGATGCAAGCACAGTATGGCTGGTCCCTCCTATTGTTCAGAACAGATATGCCAAATCCATTGATCTGAATACAAGCATAATATTCACATGGATCTTCATAAGGGAGAGACCAAAGGGGAAGGAAGCTGTTAAATATGAATCAGTTGTTGAAAATTGTCCCTGCTTATCTGACATCAAGCAAGTGCTCAGTGGCACATCGGACAGCTTTAACATAACTGATGCATATCCTAAATTCTTCCGGGTTACTAGCTCTGGTGAAGTGCGGCCTCTTGAACCAACAGTATGCAACTATTCTCTATACCCTTTCCCCCATAAGTTGATCGTTCACAAACTTCAGCATGATTTATTTTTATGCAGGTAACCTACATTAGTGGTGATATTTACATGAATCATGGGAGTCCACCATGGTGGTCCTTCAATGTTAGTAATGCATTGGATGTGGAAGAATGCGATGGATTCACTGGACCAATGGCTGTTGTGGTATCTGAGGAGACACCACGTATGTATGCGTTTTTTCTTCCTTGATATTTAAGTATTTTGCTGAGTGTTTATAAAATTTAATGAGCAGCTATCAAGACAAATCCATAAATGACCGATGAATTATATTGGTTATTGTGTTAGATAACCTATACCCTAATTTGATTCAATAGTCTTTTCGTCTCCACAATTCCTCCACCAGAATAATAGGAAGTCCTATGACTTAGTGTCATTTTAGGTCTACTTTGTAGAGCTATTGTTTTGGCTTGCTTTTGGTGCTATTCTGACATGAATCCAGCCCATGTTTTTGAGGCAATGTATCACTTAGCCAAGATTTTATGTACAGATTGTATTAACAATAGAGTCCCTATAAAGGCTTTAAAAACTATTTGTACATGTCAATGCAGatagttttaagttttaactATTAACAATAGTCCCTATTAAGGCTTTAAAAACTATCTGTACATGTCAATTCAGATAGTATTAAGTATTAACAATATAGTCTCTATTAGGGTTTTAAAAAGTAAAAACTATCTGTCCATGTCAATGCAGATAGTATCTTGGCCCAACAGCCAACCGATATGAGTATTGGTGTACTAGCATACCGTGTGTTGGTACGCCCGTGCATATTGGATTTGGAAAAATACCTAAAAGGGTTGAAAAGAAAAATAACCTATTATATTGTTCTTTCTGCCATTTTCTTGGTATATACAATCAAATTAGATACAATAAAGTAAATATAAACTATATAACAACATAATACCAATTTGTAACATATATTGTATAAGGAATGTAACATATATTGTAATTTGTAATATCATTTGAATACATATGCAAAATACAAAGGAAGGAGTTGTAACTAACATATTAGTATAATATATGAGatgtaaaacataaacatatatatgctCTGACCCTTATCGGTCCAAACTAGGACCAGCACAGGTCTGGTATTCAAGATGAATGTTGTGAATTTCCTGTGCTGCTCCTACCATGGTTTAACGTATCGCCTAAAATGGTATGGTATGAGTGGTATGTATTGTCTGACACTAACTGGAATGTGGACTGTCATGTACCAAATGATAGAGTAGTTGGGGAGGTGTATTGAGTGATATGCCCTTCGTACCAAGTAAATTGGTCAAAATTTGATCATTACTAACTTGTATTGATTGGTAATGGTTGGATTTCGATCGTGCCCAGGTTGAACTGgttccaatggtcaatttgatcatTGGACCCTTATAAATGCCTATTTAACCCCATTCCTCGCACCCTCTTTCACCCTACCCTATTTTAATCTCACATCTTCAAACACTCTTTCTCAACCAATCACTCTCTTTCTCACAAATTTTTACTCTTGTTCAATATCAATGGAAGAATCGAACATGCCGCAAAGCTACTCATCAATGTTTGGAAAAGATAAATTTGTTATCccttatttggattttttttttgaaatagaaCTAAATTTGCATTTAATTCTAATTAAAATACGTGAATTTAGGCTTTTCCTTAATTTTCATGTATTTTTGGggtttttgggtttttttttgtaACTATCAGCACATTCCGACAGATCATGTGTCGATATGTCATTACAAACCGGTACGTACTAGATGGGCCAAAGATTGGCACGATCAGTTGGCACAAAATTGTAGTCCTTCCTACCACCAAAATGGAAGGTATGTCAATGGCAGGTAGATCATGATTCTATATCTGATGAAATTGTAGATCGATATGGTGTGCCTACATGACCCATGCATGAAATTGTTCCCAGTGTGATAAATTGTTTGCCATTGATGCAATGAAGTGGTAGCCGTGTCTTATCTTCATAAATGACCCATTTAGAAAGAGGCACTTAAGGCTAGTACAACTATGGCATATACGACTCTATGGGACAAAGTGCATTGGAGTTACAACTCTCGTCACCAAGAATTGTCATTTCAAGTACCAGACTCGTTTTGGTGATCTATCAGACCGGTCTGTATTGGTGTACTGACACATGGTTCATTGATATGTATTGGTGTTTcatagaggaagaaaaagaggaagaggaggtggaggaacagaggagaaaggagggaggaggaaggaagaagaagcgatggatgagaaaaaggaagaaggaagaagaggaggagaagaggtgggAGCTTACATGGGAAGAAGGAACAATGGTAGGGGCAATGGCAGTATCGATGGTGGCAGGGTCATACGCGAGAAAAGGGCTCGGGTTTGTGAgctctaatttattttttttattttttaatgctgAGTTGGACAGGCCCCACCACTTTCTCGAAACAGGGGTGGTCTGCGTATAGGCCCACGCTCGATCCGGCACGTACCCACCATATCGTACCATTTCGGGTGGTTTAACAGTCCTTGCTCATCATTGCTATTGTTGTCATAAGAtgtatcttaaaaaaaaaatcattcgtcACCATATGTCTATTAACCATGAAATCCACTGTAATAGGAATGTTGTGGATAAGATGAACTCATATTGGTGTCAACTATCAACATCGCTTTGTCACATATACTCATAGTTATCCACTGCTTTCCCCTTCCCTTTTTATTTGTGGCCATAAACAAGCTGCAAGGATGCTCATCCTCTGTGATCCATATCTTGAATGGTATAAGTGAGATATTATTCGGTCCATTCCCCACACCATCGTGGATGATGGTTCGCTGTTCACATCACTACTATCTCCACAGACCTTACGAAGCAGACATCTCTCCTAGTTTAAGTGACTTTGTTGCTCCTCAATTGTGTCTAGCGGATCAATTGACTATTATTCTGAGCACTTTCCCTTGTTGTGATGGTAAGGTGTCCAACTTTGTTGAATCATGCCATGACCGCTAGTAGTTTATACAATGTAGTGCATATAGTGTCTGGTATAAAGGTTGCTATGCTCCAGCAACTGCAGATTGACCTTTAAATTTTCCTCATTATCTGTTACTATCTACAATACTTCACTCTGACCTCAACAACTGCTGTCTCCATTAACCCCACATTGTGGATCTTGTTGGAGGCATCAACTGATTTACAGAAAACTATCCTTCTGTTCCAATACGCAAGGAAATTGAATGACCTAATCTTGTTGGCCCGAATCAATGGACACACATCACTGTAATAATACCATACTGCTGTGTTGCTTCTTGAATGGCTTAATCTAGTCTTGAGGCTTTTGGACCTCCTCATCTAGATACATATCATGTATCTTTTTTGGGATGGGAGATTATATGTCAGGATCAGACTTCTAGATGGATGACGTCATGCTTTGGTAGTAAAGATCATGGGCTGTATGTGCTTGGATTCATTGAAAGTTGAAACACATTGCAATACCTTTTCCAACATCCTTCTCCTTCTTGTCGGCATCATCATTCTGTTTCTTTTGCTGTCTACCATAGGCAAGCAGGAGGATCCAAATAAACAACACGAGGAGTTGTCCTCTTGCCAAGCCTTCTGATAACCTTGTAGCCTAGAGTACCTAATGCTAGTTGTCCTGCTCAAATGCAAAGGGACAGTCAACTACCTAATACTATAACTACTGCTGCCCAATCCTTGTACATTGATAGAAGTGAGTGATGGTTATCGTTGTCGGTCAACGGAACTGAGTCGTCTCACTGCCATTGCCATCGAACACTTTTCAACTTCAATGAGATTTGATGGCACTGTAGATGTGAACAGAGATTGATGTTCTGTGCCTTAACTTTGTACTCAAGAAACATAGGAGGCAATGTCAACTGGTTGCTATGTGACTAGTTTATTTTGTCATAACTCTAATTACAATGTgaattttcattattttctttgTGAAAATATATACCAAATAAAGGAGAGATTTCTGTGATCTTGAAACTTAAAAATTCAGCTGGTTGTTGTCTAGGCGATGGCAACTACTCAGGTGCCTAACAGTTAGATGTTTGCTCTTTAACATGGGTTCAGGGTTGCATGAAACATTTCTCATTGGTGCTGATAGAATCTATCAGATAAGGCAATAACCTGTATGCACACTATTATATAATTAGACATCTATCTCTGTTGTTTGTGGATGAATTTGCTTGACTTGTGTGTAGTTTTTGTCATAGTGGCCAGTGTCATTTGTTGTTTTTAATTCTAATTGATATATGCTTGTCGTTTCTTATTTCCAGAGGGTATCCTTGGTGAAACACTAAGCAAGTTCAGCATTTGGAGTCTCTACCTTACTTTTGTTCTAGCTGTTGGCCGATTTATTAGACTTCAGTGTTCTGACTTGAGGATGAGAATACCCTATGAGAATCTTCCTTCATGTGACAGGTATGCTAGTGCTTTCACTATCCAATATTATGAATATGGATTGAGATGAATGAGAGATAAATTGCATTTGAAATGGTTATCATCTTTTCCTACTTAACCCCTATAAATTCTCAAAATATGCTTCttttgatagaaaaaaaaaaaatgcttcttTTAATAGTCAATTGGTTCCATCCAAATGTTTTCCATGGATACAAGGCATCTTCCAGTAGTCTGAATGCACATCTGGAATTTTgtaaataaatatgaaatgaacaacacaagccaCTCATATTTCCGTTGCTTTTGATTATGACAGCATAGTAACATAGTAAAGGAACAACCATCCAAGTCCCTCGACAAAAGAAGAAAGTAAAGTAAGCACTTCTTTGTTTATCGGAAATGAAGCCTCCATAAATGTGACACATCACAGTTATAAATGAATATTTTATCCATCCATTCGATATGAATCATCCAACTCTGGCAGTTCATTTATATGAAAATATTGATATTGACCACATTACTATTGCATGCTCTGTTACCAGCAATCTTCAACCCGTGACTGTACCGGGATTCAATTTTGACACTTAAATCTTGCGAAAAGAAGTAGATGGTCTGTCAGTTGATGCAAATATCTAAATGTTTTTGCTTCTCATTCCATCTGATGATTGACAATCATTGGCTCCTTTTGCAGTGCCATAATTGCATAAAGGATTGTTTCATCACTTTTTTGTCCATTTAGTATCTGTACTCTGTTTTAATCAGATTTTCTTCTTTGGGTGTAGACTTATAGCAATATGCGAGAACATCTATGCCGCACGTGCAGAGGGTGAGTTAGAAGTGGAAGAGGTTCTTTATTGGACCCTAGTAAAGATCTACAGATCTCCACACATGCTTCTTGAATACACCAAGTCTGATTGAAAGGGAAGCAGCTGATGAGTTCCAATTTTGGGAAGAGATAATCGTGGAGAGAAAATGAGAACAATATCACAGTACCGGCAGGCAAAAAGTTGGAAGTTTTGAAATGTAATGCTGCTTAATTGTAtgcaattttattattatatctaCTCCAAGCTATGATCACATGGTATTATGCTGGACTTTCTTTGTTGGCAGATGAGTCGGAGTTTATGATGGATAACTCACTGCCAGGGTGCCGATATCGGAATGTTACGGTGACCTTTCTCTGTACAGTTGTAATATGTTGTATATAGAAATCATATGGGGATCTCAAGGACCTTGATTTCTATTCCTTTGTCTTTGTAGACATGAGAATCTTACATAGAATTTtacttttttaatttattgaacaTTTATTGAAGATATTGGATTTTGAAATTGTTTTTCTTACTTGGATGTCAAACATAGTGCATGAGACTGTCTTGAATACGTTTAATATCCCCACTCCAAGAGCAAACGGACAGGCACTTAATATCCGCATTTTTGTACGATCATAtgtattttgaattttgatcatacGGATATATACTAGAAAATCTTGCAATGTCTATTTTGTAGTCTAAGATGACTTATTATTTCAAAGATGACTTCTCGATTGTCATTCATCCACGCAACTGCAGAATTGTTTCTCGTGATTCAGATAATTTATATGCAGTCATTTTTCTATTATTGTACAAATTATTATGTATTCAATATACTGTCCTCTTTTAATCCCAATTTTCCAGTGCGCAACTTGATAGAACTCAGCTCTCTTCCCCTCCATAGCACATCTCAGTTTGGATCTCATAAACTTTGTAACCATATTTTGCTGTGGTTGATAATCCATTTTCAGAGTAATTAGAGATACGATGGATCTTGTCATTTGTCTGCCGTGGCTCCTAGTGTCTATGTCGGGACTTTGTAGAACCACAATAACAAGTCTTATTGGCTCatattataattctttatttTTCCTCGCATCGTTAATGTAAGTTATTTCACCTTCTTTGctaaaaatattagttaaataTTGTTACGAAAGAGGCTAATTGTGATGTCGATATGTCCGAGTGGTTAAGGAGACAGACTTGAAATCTGTTGGGCTTCGCCCGCGCAGGTTCGAACCCTGCTGTCGACGTCGTTtaatcctttttcttcttctttctttttcgtgTTCTCTTCTCTTTCATCTCTCGTTCTCAGTCCTCACGACAACTCCGTGTGATGAGCCGTGTCCGCGTAGCCGACGCCCTTTCGAGTCGTCGGAAACATCACGAACACCACGCTGGCCACGAGCCCAGCCCCCAGCGGCAGGTTCACCAGCAGCTGCCTCACCTCCGCCCCTACCTCGGGGAAGAAGCACTCGACGACGTCGGCGTCGCTGAAGGCCACGGCCAAGAACATCACCACCCCCAGCACCGCGTGGACGCCGTCCCGCACCCGCAGCCGGTACCGCCTCAGGTCCCTCAACACCCTgccccgctcctcctcctccccctcgtaGTTGACCACGTGCAGCCCCCCCAAGGTGGCGATCCCGTAGTAGAGCTTGCCGTCGCCGCCCCTGAGGCTGTCGGTAAGGGAGAGGAGCGCGCATGCGGCGGCGCACAGGTGGATCAGCGCCGCGGTGAGGTACCTGTTAGAGCGCCGGCACGCGCCGCGGTTGGAGAAGGGCGGCGCCAGGGCTTGGAAGGCCAGCACGGTGCCGCTCGGCAGCAGCTTCACCATGCTCGCCACGCTCGATACCGTCTTGTTGACCACCGCCGAGGGCGGCGcagattgctgctgctgctgttccaTGTCCTGACCGAGTTCATGCTCTCGGATGACTGCGGTGAAGGGAGACGAGCCCTAATATAGATGATCTAAACCATGCATGATGAGAGTCGTACACGTAGTTGACGAACGACATTGAATAGGTTAGGTTTTGCCGAACAATTCATGCATGCATATTTACTCATGTAAAGAAGAC
Above is a genomic segment from Musa acuminata AAA Group cultivar baxijiao chromosome BXJ3-4, Cavendish_Baxijiao_AAA, whole genome shotgun sequence containing:
- the LOC135635801 gene encoding protein DMP5-like — its product is MEQQQQQSAPPSAVVNKTVSSVASMVKLLPSGTVLAFQALAPPFSNRGACRRSNRYLTAALIHLCAAACALLSLTDSLRGGDGKLYYGIATLGGLHVVNYEGEEEERGRVLRDLRRYRLRVRDGVHAVLGVVMFLAVAFSDADVVECFFPEVGAEVRQLLVNLPLGAGLVASVVFVMFPTTRKGVGYADTAHHTELS